One Baekduia alba genomic window, GAACCTGGGCTCGGCGAAGGACACGGCGCGAGCTAGCCTCGTCGTTCTCGGCACACGCGTCAACCACGGCGGTACGCGCCGCTCGGCTCAGCGGAACGTGACCCAGCGATGCACCGTGCTGCGGCGCTTCTGCTGGTCGACCGCGGACGCCGTCAGCCGGGCCTTGACGGACTTCCTGTGGGCCTTGCGCAGCAACTTGATGGTCTTGCTCGGCAGCGTGATCGTCCAGCTGCCCAGGCCCGGACCCTCAGTCGTCTTCCTGAGGGCCAAGACGGTGCGCTTCTTCGACTTGATGGACTTGGCCGTCGCCTTGCTGAGGACGAGGCTCGCGGTGAACGTGCACTTCGACGAGCACGCGATGCGCACCGGCAGGTCGATGCCGTCGACGGGGTCGAAGGTGATCAGCGGCTTGCGCTGGATGACCGGCTCGACGAGCGCCTTGGGGTCGATGATCCGCAGGTCGAGCGCCGCCGTGCCGAGGCCGCCGCGGAAGTCGCGCGCGCCGACGGCGACGTGGTAGGTCCCGGCCGCCGTCCAGACGTGGGCGACGCTCGGGCCGCTGGTGGCCTGGTCCCAGCGGCCGTCGCCGTCGAAGTCCCACAGGTAGCGGGTGATCGTCGAGTCGGCGTCGGTGAAGGCGGCGCGGAGGCGGACGACGCCCTTGATGAAGCTGCGCGGGGCGTCGACGGCGACGGTGCCGGCCGGCGGCGTGTTGGGGCCGGCGCCGAAGACCTGGAGCTCGCGGAGGTCGATCGTGGGCTGCGCGGCGTCCTGGGGCGCGAGCGCCTGGAGGCGCACGAACCGGATCTGCGCCGTGTTGGCGCCCGGCGCGATTGCGGTGTTGCGGTTGCGCGCCGACGCGTCGAGCGTGCCCTCGGCGGCCGTGTTGTAGGTGATGCCGTCGGGCGAGGTCTGGAGGCGGTAGGCGCCCAGCGCGGCGCCGGCGTCGTGTGCGCAGGATGCCGACGGGTCGATCACGAACTGGCGGACGTCGATCGTCTGGGGCAGGGCGATCGTGATCTGGGCGGGGTCGGCCTGCGGGTCGGGGTGCGTCGCGACCGTGGCCGACCAGCCCGTGGCGCGGTCGTTGTCGGTCGCGGCGGAGCTGGCGCAGCCGGCCGCCGCCGCGCCGTCGTCGTTGGACGAGCTCTGCGCGCCGCCCGCCGAGGCCGCCCAGTCGCGGTGGAGCAGGACGTTCTGGGTCCCGAGGCCGGTGGTCGGCAGCGTGATGCCGTCGATCTGGGTCTTCTCGTAGCCGGTCGGGCCGGCGACGGTGAGCGTCCCGGTCTCGCCCGGCTGGAGGCCGGTCAGGAGGTAGCGGCCGCTGCCCTCGGCCGCGACGGGCGGCAGCGCGCCCCACGCGAGGGTCGCGCCGGAGAGGCCGAGGCCGGTGTCGGCGTCCGACACGTAGCCGGAGACGCCGCCGCCGAGCAGGCCGGCGGCATGGGCGGGCTCGGCCGCGCCGAAGGCGGCCGCGACGGCGATGACCAGCGCCGTGACGCTGCTGCGGGATGACGACATGAGTTCCCTCCTGCTCCTCTGACACGCCCTCCTGGCGGCGGCGCAGCCTAACCGTGCGGCGGCCCGCGTGGCTAGTGCGAAGGAGACAAGCCTGTTCCCTCGGTCAGGCGCGCCACGCGAGCGTGAGGGTCCCGCCGACGGGGACGCCGCGCCACTGCCAGGCCGCTTCGCGGAGGCGGTCGGCGAGCGGCGGGATCGCCTGCGGGGTGAGCGTCGACGGTCGCCGGTGCCCGGTCAGCCGCGTGATCGCCCGGTCGTCGTGCGGCAGCTCGCCGTGGACGATCATGCAGACGGCCGCGACCGCGACCTCCGCGACGTTGAGGTCGAGGCTGTTGGCCTTGGTGATGTCCTTGCCTCGCGCGCTGGCCCGCGGCTTCTGCCGTCCGGCATGGACCGACGCGAGCGGGAACAGCCCACCGGCCTCCAGCGTGCCCCAGACCCCTCGCTCGAGATCCAGCTGCCGCTCGACCACCAGATGCGCGATGTCGTGCGGCAACGGCGGCTCGAACCGGTTGTACGAGCCACCCCGCAGATGGACGACCACGCCATCCGGCCGCCTGGCGAGCGCGTAGTACGCCCGCCCGGCCTCGCGATGGAAGGTGACGTCCATGGCCGGGACGCTACGGGCCTGGGTGCTACGGAGCGGGAGGGATTCGAACCCCCGGACCCTTGCGGGTCGGCTGCTTTCAAGGCAGCTGCAATCAGCCGGACTCTGCCACCGCTCCAAGGCGATCCAGCTCCTGCGGAGTCACCGACCTCCTGCCCGCATGGCACTCGCGCAGGAGGTGTCAGACCCATCGGGCCGCATCACGTAGAGCCAATCGTACGACTGCGCGACGATCGACTTCACCACGTAGCCCTGCGCGTTGGAGTGGACGCTCCCGGTCGCGGCCGACGGCTCAGCGGTGACGCGGGCGCGGGCGGACCGGTGCGGGCGCGATGCGGACGGTGGGTGCGGCGATCACGCAGGGGGCGCGGTAGAGGACGTTCGGTGTCGGGATCCGTAGGAAGCGGCCGCAGAGGCCGGAGCCGTCGGGAGAGACGACGGGGGAGGGTTTGTACGTGGCGGGCGGCGAGCAGCGGATGCGGCCGACGAACGCGGCCGTGCCGAGCGGCTGGACGTGCGGTGTGCCGTCGCCGCCGGTCCAGACGACGTAGCGCTCCTCGGGGCGCTTGGCGCGCGGGACGACGAAGGCATAGGCGTTGTCGACGACGTCGGCGCGGATCGCGGTGCCGTCCGGACTAGTCAGGAACGCTGCGGGTACGCCGTCGGGCACGATCCCGGAGACGCTCAACATGTCGTGGTTGGGCCCGCCGCACGGATCGATCGCGACGGGCTCGCGGCCGCGGACGAGATCC contains:
- a CDS encoding discoidin domain-containing protein, producing MSSSRSSVTALVIAVAAAFGAAEPAHAAGLLGGGVSGYVSDADTGLGLSGATLAWGALPPVAAEGSGRYLLTGLQPGETGTLTVAGPTGYEKTQIDGITLPTTGLGTQNVLLHRDWAASAGGAQSSSNDDGAAAAGCASSAATDNDRATGWSATVATHPDPQADPAQITIALPQTIDVRQFVIDPSASCAHDAGAALGAYRLQTSPDGITYNTAAEGTLDASARNRNTAIAPGANTAQIRFVRLQALAPQDAAQPTIDLRELQVFGAGPNTPPAGTVAVDAPRSFIKGVVRLRAAFTDADSTITRYLWDFDGDGRWDQATSGPSVAHVWTAAGTYHVAVGARDFRGGLGTAALDLRIIDPKALVEPVIQRKPLITFDPVDGIDLPVRIACSSKCTFTASLVLSKATAKSIKSKKRTVLALRKTTEGPGLGSWTITLPSKTIKLLRKAHRKSVKARLTASAVDQQKRRSTVHRWVTFR